One segment of Haliotis asinina isolate JCU_RB_2024 chromosome 12, JCU_Hal_asi_v2, whole genome shotgun sequence DNA contains the following:
- the LOC137257603 gene encoding uncharacterized protein, giving the protein MPKCLLNSVRGYKSGKYVAGNVYDPFVMTTRSGLSISTAPRGRVTSVVRNIPSPVPTDEPPPSIPPKKKCFPMKHRPLSHLSFVTRFYICRRLPELDLAGVGPRDFANWREELMALREVHRSEKEETPEAFSQGDDSRDVMRNTKDVDEDISVDDTGLNSEIDRNVKHTTARIQDGGSYYDKMPVVFLNSPLLHRGQGLLQSNINTNRNNKSFQPHKSTFSVTEGCGPSQTLPCQSTHQQYCEPEDGLSKLLLVDDDSQDSRDDAQSLSTEYENLSESDDSSGEQELRCRDCDVEFSSFSAYRAHMWVHGKTRNECNICGKIFTRSWLLKGHMRTHTGERPFRCSYPDCDKAFADKSNLRSHMLIHTTQNKTYSCPKCSRAFAQKRYLHKHMLEVCRII; this is encoded by the exons ATGCCCAAATGTCTACTAAACTCCGTAAGGGGTTACAAATCAGGAAAATACGTTGCTGGCAACG TATACGATCCATTCGTCATGACCACTCGCTCCGGCTTGTCAATAAGCACTGCACCTCGTGGCCGTGTGACGTCAGTGGTGAGAAACATTCCCTCCCCTGTACCGACAGACGAGCCACCACCCAGCATACCTCctaaaaagaaatgttttccaATGAAGCATCGCCCCTTGAGTCACCTATCGTTTGTCACTCGTTTCTATATCTGTCGTCGTCTGCCAGAACTTGACCTCGCAGGAGTTGGGCCCCGAGACTTTGCCAACTGGCGAGAAGAACTGATGGCCTTGAGAGAAGTTCATCGATCAGAAAAAGAAGAAACACCCGAAGCTTTCTCCCAGGGTGATGATTCTAGAGATGTCATGAGAAATACTAAGGACGTTGATGAGGATATCAGTGTAGATGACACAGGTCTGAACAGCGAAATTGACCGCAATGTGAAACATACGACAGCACGGATACAAGATGGGGGATCATATTATGACAAAATGCCAGTGGTGTTTTTGAACTCCCCATTATTACACAGAGGTCAAGGCCTTCTGCAGAGTAACATTAATACCAACAGGAACAACAAGAGTTTTCAACCTCACAAGTCGACATTTAGCGTGACTGAAGGCTGTGGACCTTCCCAGACGCTGCCATGCCAGAGCACCCACCAACAGTATTGTGAGCCAGAAGATGGTTTATCAAAGTTGTTATTGGTAGACGATGATAGCCAAGATAGCAGAGACGATGCACAAAGTCTTTCTACCGAATATGAGAATCTAAGCGAGAGCGATGATAGTTCGGGTGAACAAGAACTTAGATGCCGAGATTGTGATGTGGAATTCTCATCTTTCTCTGCCTACAGAGCTCACATGTGGGTACATGGCAAGACCAGGAACGAGTGTAACATTTGTGGCAAGATCTTTACACGTTCCTGGCTCCTCAAGGGCCACATGCGTACACATACCGGTGAACGCCCATTCCGCTGCTCTTATCCTGACTGTGACAAAGCTTTTGCTGATAAGTCGAACCTTCGGTCCCACATGCTCATCCACACAACACAGAATAAGACATATTCCTGTCCAAAGTGTTCCCGCGCCTTTGCCCAGAAGAGATACCTCCACAAGCACATGCTTGAAGTATGTCGTATCATCTGA